In Falco biarmicus isolate bFalBia1 chromosome 17, bFalBia1.pri, whole genome shotgun sequence, the genomic stretch GGGCACGGCAGATCCGGCCAGGAGGACCGGCTGACCGGCTGGGCACCGGGCACGGTAAATCCAGGCGCGGCAACTGGGATCACCATGGGCCCCCGCCGTGTGCTGCTCACCCTGgcctggctgctggtggggctgagCGTGCCGGCGCCGTGCCGGAGCCAGCTGCACGGTGAGAAGGGCATCTCCATCCCCGACCACGGCTTCTGCCAGCCCATCTCCATCCCGCTCTGCACTGACATCGCCTACAACCAAACCATCATGCCCAACCTGCTGGGTCACACCAACCAGGAGGATGCGGGGTTGGAGGTCCACCAGTTCTACCCCTTGGTGAAGGTCCAGTGCTCGTTGGAGCTCAAGTTCTTCCTGTGCTCCATGTACGCGCCGGTCTGCACGGTGCTGGAGCAGGCCATCCCGCCCTGCCGCTCCATCTGCGAGCGTGCCCGCCAGGGCTGCGAAGCCCTCATGAATAAATTTGGGTTCCAGTGGCCGGAGCGATTACGTTGTGAGAATTTCCCCCGGCATGGCGCCGAGCAGATCTGCGTGGGGCAGAACCATTCGGAGGACGGCGGTTCACCGGCGTTGCTCACCAGTGCCACGCCGCTGGCTGGCCAGGGCACCCCGGGAGCCCCTCGTTACGCCACCCTCGACCACCCCTTCCACTGCCCGCGGGCGCTGAAGGTGCCCAGCTACCTCAACTACAAGTTCTTGGGTGAGAAGGACTGCGCGGCGCCCTGCGAGCCCACCCGGCCCGACGGCCACATGTTCTTCAACGAGGATGAGATTCGTTTTGCCCGTATCTGGATCCTCATCTGGTCCGTCTTGTGTTGCGCCTCCACCTTCTTCACCGTCACCACCTACCTGGTGGACATGCAGCGTTTCCGCTACCCCGAGCGACCCATCATCTTCCTCTCGGGGTGCTACACCATGGTGTCGGTGGCCTACATCGCCGGCTTCGTGCTGGAGGAGAGGGTGGTTTGCAACGAGCGTTTCCAGGAGGATGGCTACCGCACGGTGGTACAGGGCACCAAGAAGGAAGGTTGCACCATCCTCTTCATGATGCTCTACTTCTTCAGCATGGCCAGCTCGATCTGGTGGGTCATCCTCTCCCTAACCTGGTTCCTGGCCGCTGGCATGAAGTGGGGCCACGAGGCCATCGAGGCCAACTCCCAGTACTTCCACTtggctgcctgggctgtgccagccGTCAAGACCA encodes the following:
- the FZD2 gene encoding frizzled-2; amino-acid sequence: MTDPVTGSRPSRTGHGRSGQEDRLTGWAPGTVNPGAATGITMGPRRVLLTLAWLLVGLSVPAPCRSQLHGEKGISIPDHGFCQPISIPLCTDIAYNQTIMPNLLGHTNQEDAGLEVHQFYPLVKVQCSLELKFFLCSMYAPVCTVLEQAIPPCRSICERARQGCEALMNKFGFQWPERLRCENFPRHGAEQICVGQNHSEDGGSPALLTSATPLAGQGTPGAPRYATLDHPFHCPRALKVPSYLNYKFLGEKDCAAPCEPTRPDGHMFFNEDEIRFARIWILIWSVLCCASTFFTVTTYLVDMQRFRYPERPIIFLSGCYTMVSVAYIAGFVLEERVVCNERFQEDGYRTVVQGTKKEGCTILFMMLYFFSMASSIWWVILSLTWFLAAGMKWGHEAIEANSQYFHLAAWAVPAVKTITILAMGQIDGDLLSGVCFVGLNNIDPLRGFVLAPLFVYLFIGTSFLLAGFVSLFRIRTIMKHGGTKTEKLERLMVRIGVFSVLYTVPATIVIACYFYEQAFREHWERSWISQNCKSLAIPCPLHFTPRMTPDFTVYMIKYLMTLIVGITSGFWIWSGKTLHSWRKFYTRLTNSKQGETTV